The Cyanobacteria bacterium GSL.Bin1 genomic sequence TTATCCGATCAGTTTGGAGTAAAACTCATTATAGAGAATTTTGCCGCAACTGTCCCCAGCTCACCCTTCAGCATTTTAAAGACCCCCCTCCTTTGTTATTGACCTTTTTTCTTTTTTTAGGGTAACCAGTTTTCATCTAAGATTTGATCGAGGGGCGCGATCGGTTCTGAAGGAAAAGACGCTAAAGGTAATCCTGAGGCCGTGGAGGCAAGTTTGCGCCCCTTTCGGTAGCATTCAGGATAAACTTCCTTGATATATGGCTTTAAGCTCGGACTATCCGCTAAGATTTCTTGGAGTTGCTGACGGAAATTAAGAATTTCTCTTTTCCAATGTGTTTCGTTGTCTTTAACTTGAGATTCCCAGTATTTCAGTTTCAGCAAATGTTCCATCAATCTTTTGAGTAAACTTTCCAGTCTTCTTTTCTCACGCCGACTCAAATCGGATACTTCCTCAATTAAGTTTTCCCAATCAATCGCTTCCAAATCTCGATTTTGTAGATGCTTAACCGTTTCTACGATCCAGAGATAGTAATCGGTTTCATAGAGTTGTTTTTGTCTTTGTTTAGATTCTGTGACCATTGTTATTGACCTTTACTTTAGTTACGGTAGCCAGTTTTCATCTAAAACTTTTTCTAAGGGCGCGATCGCGCTTTCAGGAAAATGATCTAACGGAAGTTGGGACTTATCACTGACGATTTCTTTGGCATCTTCGTAGCATTGTGCTGAAATGTCATGCAAATAATTGTTCAGGCTCGGGCTATCTTCTAATTCATCTCGAATCTGTTTCCGAAAATTGCGAATTTCACCTTTCCAATGAGATTGATTTCTCTCCCATTCACTCGACCAGTATTTTAATTTCAGCAAATGTTCCCATAAATTTCTGAGGAGACTTTTCAGTTTCTTTTTCTCACGCCGACCCAAATCTGATACCTCATCAATCAAATCTTCCCAGTCAATCGCTTCAAAATCTCGATTTTGGAGTTTTTTAACCGTTTCTACGATCCAGAGATAGTAATCGGTTTCATAGAGTTGTTTTTGTCTTTGTTTAGATTCTGTGACCATTGTTATTGACCTTTACTTTAGTTACGGTAGCCAGTTTTCATCTAAAACTTTTTCTAAGGGCGCGATCGGTTCAGAGGGAAAGGTGTTTTTGGCAAGTTGAGAATGTTTAGAAGCTAATTTACAGCCATCTTGATAGCATTGTTGCAACCTCTCTTTCAGATGATTTTTCAAGCTTGGACTATCTTCCAATTGTCTCAGAATCTGTAGCCGAAAACTGGTGATTTCTCTTTCCCAATGTCCACGATTCCTTTCTCTTTCTAATTGCCAGTATTGCAAGATGAGCAAATGTTCAAACAACTTAATGAGTAAACTTTCTAGTTTCCGTTTCTCTCGTTTACTCAAATCTAAAACCTCATCAATTAAATTCTCCCAGTCAATTGCTTCAAAATCTCGATTTTGCAGTTGCTTAACGGTTTCTACCACCCAGAGGTAGTAATCTGATTCATAGAGTTGTTTTTGTCTTTGTTTAGATTCTGCAACCATTGTTATTGACCTTTACTTAGTTACGGTAACCAGTTTTCATCTAAGACTTGTTCTAGAGGCGCGATGTCCTTCGGACGGTCGCAAAGCGACATCGCGCTTTCAGGGAAAGTATTGAGCGAAAGCTGAGAGCGTTGAGACGCAATTTTTCGGGCTTCGGCGTAACATTGAGGATAAATTTCGTACAGATAAGGTTGCAAACTGGGACTCTCTTCCAATTCATCTCGAATGAGTTGACGAAAGTTTGTAATTTCAGTCTGATATTTCCTCAATTAAATTCTCCCAATCAATCGCTTCCAATTCATGATTTTGGTTTTTTTTCACCGTTTCTACTACCCAGAGATAGTAATCCGTTTCATAGAGTTGCTTATGTTTTTGATGAGTTAGCTCGGTTGCCATGGTTTGTTCCCTTCCCTGTATATTTTTATATCTCTTTAGCGTTTTTTCTATTGCATTCACTTCAAGATAGGGTTT encodes the following:
- a CDS encoding DUF29 family protein; translated protein: MVTESKQRQKQLYETDYYLWIVETVKHLQNRDLEAIDWENLIEEVSDLSRREKRRLESLLKRLMEHLLKLKYWESQVKDNETHWKREILNFRQQLQEILADSPSLKPYIKEVYPECYRKGRKLASTASGLPLASFPSEPIAPLDQILDENWLP
- a CDS encoding DUF29 family protein encodes the protein MVTESKQRQKQLYETDYYLWIVETVKKLQNRDFEAIDWEDLIDEVSDLGRREKKKLKSLLRNLWEHLLKLKYWSSEWERNQSHWKGEIRNFRKQIRDELEDSPSLNNYLHDISAQCYEDAKEIVSDKSQLPLDHFPESAIAPLEKVLDENWLP
- a CDS encoding DUF29 family protein, giving the protein MVAESKQRQKQLYESDYYLWVVETVKQLQNRDFEAIDWENLIDEVLDLSKREKRKLESLLIKLFEHLLILQYWQLERERNRGHWEREITSFRLQILRQLEDSPSLKNHLKERLQQCYQDGCKLASKHSQLAKNTFPSEPIAPLEKVLDENWLP